In Juglans regia cultivar Chandler chromosome 13, Walnut 2.0, whole genome shotgun sequence, the DNA window CGCACAGTCGGCTGCCACGTAagcttcaattaaaaaaaatgaaaaacagagtTCCATTCCCGCTTCCTTCTCCAGCATGTCTTGCGATTCGTGGGCTTTGACTATGGTTTCCTTTGGCGATTTGTGGCCTTCGACTCTTTGGGTAGAAACTGACGGCGAGTTGAATGTATTTTCGATTCTCTTCGACTCTGGTTCCGCTTGCTTCTCCGTTGGTGCTTCTCTTGGGTTGTGGTCTTCGGCTATTTGTGGTCTTCGGCCAGAAACAGACGTCGATTTGGTGCTCATTTTGGAACTGGTGTCGTCTTCGGCAATTTGTGGTCTTCGCTCAAGCTTCAAGTGGTTGAGTCCGTAAGCACAACTGAACTGGATCTTCAAGTGTGAAAGGGTTGCCGTCTTGGTGCACGCATTTGCTGGAAATATTTGATAAGTGCAACGATAGAGGTGAATTTAACCCTGTGAATGAATGAATCGAAAGAAAAATGTCCTAAAATGAGCaaatcaaaatagaaataataatttttttattaacctcaaaatactaaaaacaagaaaaaagttatagattgGTCAAGCATGTAGCTTATAGAGTTAATGGAATGTGGTATTAAGTTTAGCCAAagcatgacaataaaataaaaataaatataaggaagaagaagacataTCTTTGCAAGATGATAGCAGACACTATGAAAATGCCACCTTATATGCGGATAATGAGCGCAATAGAACTAACAGAAATTGGAAGGGAAGAACAGGAAACACAAAAGGTTAGATGCTGCAACAGTATAGTAGTGGTTGTGCTAGTGTAGTAATTATGTGGGTTGTAATTAATTGGAGAGAAATTTCATCATATTGACACATTTATAATCAAGCAAGGAACTTAAACTGTCAGCGATTGGCATGTATTTTTTCCAATGGCTTTATGGATGTAAGAAAAACTCATTCCCAACCCCCAACTCACACTCTCCCCCTATTTTAAAAATGGAAATCAAGACAACAACATCAGATCTCAATCCATAGAGATAGTTAGAGAAAGAAGTCAGaacaaaaaagataaagataacCGACGTAAGTGTTCAACTGCCGGATGAAGCTGGCTAAGTTCTTGTGCTTGGACAGAAGCTTGGCTGCAAACTCATATGGGTTCCAGACCACAAAGTCGTTGTTGCCGTCGCTCCAGGAAACCACTGAGTCGGGCCCCGGCTCGTCCACCATGGTGTAAAGCTTCCTTAGAAACGGCGGCAATGTATCCGCCGTCGTCGTCGTCGAAGATCTGGCATCATTAACATCtgccattcttcttcttcttcttccaggCTCCTCCCTCACTGAAGACGACGGCTTCGAGGGGAGGGACGTGCTGTCCTCGACAGAGGCGCTTCGAGGGGATGGAATCGTCGTCTTCGACAGCAGGTAATCGTGGaaggattgagagagagatttctaAACTGAGGAGAGGAAATGCAGAAAGAGGGAATGAGGAAGGAAAACATTTTGAGAGAAGGCTGTGGCATCGAAACGCACGATGAGGAAAAAACAATTGAGAGAAATTTCTAGAATCGAAACGGTGCATTTCGATTAATTGAATCCACGTCATCAGCCGCTTGCACGGCGTTTACCCGGACGACTCAACATATAATTTCTCAAAGtattttctacttttctttttaaaaagattcCCTGAAGTTTTGGTGAGTTGTCTTAAAGGTGTTTAATAGGCCACCTAAATTAATATTACAACCCTTGCCATAACGCAACTTTCCATTTGAAAcgattctctttctttttcaaaaaatttttaaaaataaataaataaatttggcaACAAGGAATTTATTAAAGTATCCCGAGGAGATTCTTCTAATTGCATGAACAATGCAGACAGAAATGTAAGCATCTATGCTGGCAGCAACTAAGAGACAGCTAGCCCAGCTTGGAACTGCACTataagcatatatattaaatcattaaaaaaaatagattcatttacAGCAAATAAAACCACAGGAATTTAGAGGTCACTATTACTCAGATCACATGGTTGTATGTATGGGTCCCCTTAATATGCGGGTCCCGCCTTCCCACAAAAAACTTTCATGCACACACGTCACAGGCCCTCTCGTTAAAGCCAACGCTATAAAAGCCCTTCATTTCTCATTGCCACCTTCACCACCTCCTTTTGATTCCTTTCGATCTCTTTTCTTTGTTAAcgatttctctctctatctctcatttctcagagggagagagaaaaacaaattgtCAAAAGAACAGAGAAAGAGATGGCAGTTTCTAAGGTTTCATCATTCGGGGTGGTCGCTATCATATTCGCCATCATCTTGCAAATGGCTCAGGCCCAATCTCCCGCTCCTGCTCCTGCGCCCACAAGTGACGGTaggttaattttcttttttattctcgaTCTCCTTGTTTTCTGTTTGATTCCCAAGAAATAGTAGAACTCTT includes these proteins:
- the LOC109010870 gene encoding heat stress transcription factor A-1e-like; protein product: MADVNDARSSTTTTADTLPPFLRKLYTMVDEPGPDSVVSWSDGNNDFVVWNPYEFAAKLLSKHKNLASFIRQLNTYG
- the LOC109010871 gene encoding arabinogalactan protein 41-like, which produces MAVSKVSSFGVVAIIFAIILQMAQAQSPAPAPAPTSDGASIDQGIAYVLMLLALALTYIIH